GTATGATTCCAAGTGCTTGTCAAATTGGTTTTAACGAGAAGAACCATCTAATTGCTAGCACATTCTGTAGTGAGTGGTGTTTTTCTTGTCCATCCGCAGACCATATGTTCATTGAAACATTAAACGAGATGGTATTTCTTTGGAATCTGGAACCCCTTCCAACGTTcagttatttttcatatttccaTGATTCCTGTATCATTCAGATCATTTCCGTTCTAAAGCATATCAATTGACATTTATTTGAACCTAGTGGGATATATGCCTGCTCATGCACCATTTTACCGGCTTATTGATTTCGGGTTTATCCATTTGCAAGGATTACTATAATTATAACTTGTGCGTTTTACTGTTTCGTTTATTTTTTGGTCTGAtgcttttgttgttgttaaaaGGAAGTATAGTTGGCTCATTCAATTTTCTAACTGCAGTTAAGGAATGTTATGGATCCAAAGAGACATTACAAAAAGGGGGATGCACAACCGAACAAGTATTTCCAGGTTAGAATACGGTATCACAATAACGTTACAAGAAGCCGTTCATGGGATGTATTAGTATATTTGACGAGATTATCTGCCTTGTGGCTGTTTATCAGGTAGGGACAGTGATAGAGTCCCCATTAGATTTCTTCTCAAGCAGACTTACAAAGAAGGAAAGGAAGGTGTCCCTTGCAGAGGAAGTGCTTTCTGATCGTAACCTTGGCAACTACAGGTAATAAGATAGCCAGAGGTTTCTTTCACGAGTTTTATTACCATGATGCTGTTGCTTATTTCATTGATCCACCATACAGAAAGCGGAAGGTTCGTGAGATAGAAGAGAAAAACCGGCCGGGTGGAAATGAAAAATGGAAGATAAAGGGGAAAGGGTCGTATCAGCGTGCAAAGCAAAGAAGGCATTGATATATCTTACCTTGGCCAAGTTTTTGAAACTCCGCAGAGTTATTGATTTCACAATCAAAGAAAGATTTTGATCATGTCTACTTTATTTAGTGAGAGTTTCTTGACAGCTTCTGTTACTGCTTGCCTCTGCTAAGAACCCAGATCCCCAAAAACCTAGTCTAAAGATCAAATGATCCGgccgttaaaatttgatcaaacagttacaattattataacttttggAAAGATTTCTTGTTTGTAACCATTGGATTAAATTTTAACGGTCCAGATCATTTGATCCTTGGGCTCAGTTTTTGGGGATCCAGAAAAGATCCGAATTCCTCTGCTAGGTGTTGGCATGTGGTATCTGGATCTGATTTCTGTGCTTGCGGGCAGCGATATTTCACACCTTTTTAGCTTTACATACCATGTTTTATTGATGACTGtcgaattgaataaatcaaattggaACAATAACTAGCAGTCCATGAAACGTTAAAAGGGCtgtgtttattatttttctttatatttcCTCCTTGACCTGGTGAGTGTGAGGCAAGACTACTACGTAGAAGATCCAGGACTGCCAActtttattagaaaaaaaaattgacagcaATTTATCCACTTAACAAAAAACTTGTCAATATGGCACTTATAATTGTAACGTACCCAGAATTAATTTCAGAATTCAACTGAAACTAGATCGCACCATGGCAATGGCTCCTCAGAATCTCCCAAGCGAGACAGATGCAGATACGCATCGGGTTTGTTTTATAATTACTACAACAGATATTATGAATTTAAATAAACCGTATTAAAAGAAATAACTACAGACCAAAGTGTCGTATGATACGTAACATGATGCAGAATACTTTATATTTTCAACTTTGAAATCTTTTCGTCAGAAGAACCTGGATGCAGATCAAACCTCCCAAAGGCATACAAATAGTTCCAAAGAATCCTCCTATGCAGACCCCCTCTGGCTCTTTTCAGTGCTTCAAGACatcaaagaaacacatatcgATGCTGCTTACTCTCTAAACAAGTAACCAAAGCCTGCATAACAAAATCCAAAACAATTTGGTTAAGCTTTAATATCGACATATATACAAATGAGGCGATCCAAGTATAGCTTGAGTTGAAAACTGGAAAAATTAACAGCCAATTTGCTAGATCAGATGTATCCCATCCACTTTCACCAACGGTGCGCCACCACATCTTATACCAGCCAGTGCACAAGTCTCATTCACagtgcgtgtgtgtatgtgatAGTGTCCGGAGAGCATACCTTCATCCAAGCAGAGACATACTTTCTCAGCTCTGTTCAGATTCTTCTAAATCGTCTTCGTCATCATAGGGTCACAAAGCTCTCTCGAGAGCTTATTTAGATATAATTTCCAAACCCATGGAGcttcttcatcattcatcacagatGGAAGAAGCTTCCGTTGGAACCAAGGAAGAGGAGAACAGATGATGTCTGTGTCCATAGAAATGATCCATCCACTCAAGCCCACCTTGGTTCCCTATGCCTGCACTCCTGCCAACTGAAACACGTGCGACTCTCACAGCCCATTATACTTCATGCTCGACTACAAGCAGGCAGGGTGCAGGCACAGCCCCTGCCCCTCACCAGGGCCGGGCTAACCCAAAACTTGCATCAGGTTGCTGTTGATGAGActgtaaaaagaaaaacataaataaataaaacacaagCACCATATTCCAAGCAGTCAAAACAAGTGAAACCTATTACTTGAGAAACCTTAAGCAACACACCacagcccttttttttttttttttcaaataaaaatgcACAACGAAAATTGCAATTTAGAAAGCAGACTTATGATTCTACTTTAGATGACATTTCCCAGAGTTTAGCAGGAGgagaaaaattaaagaaaatgaagaaacttTCTAGTAATAAAACAACAAACTTTTACGTAAGAAGACAGATTTTTGTTCATTCATATAGCTGCCATAAAttttacaattatttattttttagccACTTATATCTatgaacaaattttttttaagccCCAtattggagcaaaaaataaacagaacttgatttttttttttgggacttATTACTAGTTCATCCAAAAACAGCTGAAAAACAAATAACGACAAGTAGAGGTAATTAAAAACCGTTCTTTCTTTTGGTATACAGGGATTTCTACTTCTAAAAAAGGGATAGTAGCGGCTAATGCTACACAAGAAGGTGGTACTAAAAATCATATTAAGGGGTGAAGTTCATGGAAAATAAGATTACAAAAAATCCATCAAACAGAAAAGTGATACATGGGAGAGTACCCATTACATTTGCCAACAGTAGACATAAATAATGATTTGGATCACCAATGACGCAGCACAAAATTATTTCAGTGGGACCCATCTGTATTTAGTTAATAAATAATGAGTTGTGTTGTAATTACTGTGAAGTAGATTAGGTCAGGTGGAGATTTATGAATGCAAGATGCAAGAGAGCCaaccaaaatataatataatgagAAGGATTCTGTTCAGTGCCCTCAAACCAGAAGTGTTCTAATGCAGTAGCAAATTAATAGGGAGTACCTCAAACCACATTTGAAAAGAGGGGAAATAAAAAgattgattttctttttccttcaaaaGAAGTACCTCTTCAACAAGAAGTTGACAAGACTACTTAATTGACTTTAGAGAAGACAGCTGTTGAATTGCCATACCTGTGAAAAAGGTTGGTGAACATGTTCATGAGGATGGACAAAGGGCATTCCAGGGCGCTGACAAGGATACTGGGATGAATGCAGATAAATGCCAGATGTTGATCGTGCACCAACATGATTCGGATTAAATGGTGTGATTATGGTCTCCGGATGACCATACCCAATTCCAGCAGGGGGCGACGGTGGAACCCAAGGCCCAGGTAGGTGTTGTGGAAGAGGACAAGCCTGATGTTCAGTAGAAATCTGAGGCCTGTGTGCAGAACCAAGTTGAGGAAATTCGGTGTTGTAGTTCAATGCAGGTGTATACATAGGCTGGATGGCATATGGACCACCATTGAATCCAAACCCAGGATCAAATCTTTGCATGTACCTGCAAAATATTTTATCATAGACTTTGGTTAGCTATAAAATAGAAAAGACCAAACAAACTGGGAGCTAATAACGTGTTCTCAAGAACAATTTTCTGGCCAGGGTTACATGGAAATTAAGGGGACTACAACATTACACCTTTAAGTTCTTACTTTGTTGGATTCTATCAACTTGCAGCATTCATTAAGGATTAGTTGGATTTAAGAATTAACATAGCAGGTAAAGTACGAGAAGGCAGATGCTTAAGATTTTGAGCCATGTAATGACCAGATCATCCAAAAATATCACGGTCACAATAAAGGACAGGCTTCAATACTGACAACAATAGCAACGCTGATAAGAACCATATTTTGCATGGATAGATAAGactatattttcttttgtttgtttaagaaaaaaaacagaaagggAAGAGTAGCTTAAGCAAATAGAAAACCATGACCATAAAAACAATTATGAGATGAGATTTTGCCTCCGAACACAAAAAGATGATGGTCCTCACGTGAATGAAAGGACAGGCTTCAATACTGAAGACAGTAACTATTTTGGTAAGGAACAATTgattaccaaacaaataatCAGAGAGAAGAATAAATGGTCACTACAGAAATTGTATACCATACCTGTCATAGCTCCTGTCATAATCAGGGTCCTTACGGTCAATCTCACGATCCCTAAATATAGCTACCCTATTATTTGGTTTGTACCTCCCAATTGGCTCCTTCTCTGGCCTAATTCTAGCTGTTCTATTGCTACTTGTTGAAGTCTCGATTAAACCCCTACCAGAGTGCAACTCAGAAACATTTGACATATCTTCCACCTTTGGCATCACCAAGGGTACATGTTGTGGAGTATCCAGCAGCTTTGGTTCACTTTCTGATTTCCCACTTGAACTGCCACTCGTATTAATACTAGAGTTAAATATTCGTGCACGAGCCCTGTTATACTCCTCTTTCCGTTCTTCCACACTTTTAGCACTGTTTGCCTTTAATGAATTTGAGTCTACACTGTTTCCACCCTGTGACCATTTCTGTGGCCTCTGTTTTATTGCAACCTTAGTAACACCGCTGTCTTCCGACGGTAAATTAAGAGGGATGTCTGCAAGGCGAATCAAAGGGAGTCGACACTCAGGAGTTTTGCGGACAATAATTCTGGAACCAGAGCCATCAGGTAAATTATCATCTAATAAAACCATTGACTGAAGCGAATAATGTTGAGCCACACGATGTGCAGCCAAGCGTAAATAAGAAGTGGGCAACTGCTGAAACTCTAGTTGCTGCTGAAGAGGATCACGGATAAACTTCTCCACATCTTGCTCCATTCGTAAAACTGTACAAGAAGATATCTATGAATAGGGTTTACTCTAGTTAATCCAAACAAGACAGCACATTCTGACAGCATCTAAACAAACATATTacaataattataataaaatgGCCATGACAATGATAAAAGATTCCAAGAAAACAAGGTTTAATTCGAGTTCATTCGCCAACATCATTGAGAAGTTAATATAGGAAGTTTAGCAAACTTCCCTCTTCTTAGTTTTACGGAATTGACTCACTTAATTCTCTTACAACAAAAAAACCATTCTTCTCATCGCAAACAAAATTTGTGTCAAACATTCCAATTTGATTAGGTTCGGGATCAGCAAGGTTGGATAAGGTAGAACTGGTAATCACTCTTTCACTTTCAAATACTACTAAACCCTTTTAGAAACTAAAACTAGCTAAATGAAGGAAGTCCTCAGGCTGTTTCGATGTGAATATGGactaaaagataaaataaaatggaaaagcATTTCATGTGTTAGAAGACATATTACAACATGTCAACTTCATCTCTATAGCTTTCCAACAAAGTACAAAGGAAGATCAAAACCATAGCAGCTAAAATTATGTGAATTGAAGTGTTCGGCCAGTGGCTTATGACTTTTTCTTATGCCTTCCTTTCTGTTATTCATACAGGCACTTCTAAAGAAAACCCTAACTGCGACAAGAATGGCACGGGCAGAAAATGCAAGCAAATGTGGAACAGGCAGTAAGATGCATACAACCCACACAAGATTGCGAAACGAAAACTATAACAAAATTAGCCATAAAAAACCCCATTCAGCTTCAATTTCGTGTCGAGTTTTTCTAAGAAGCAAAAACATGAACTTGACTTATAGGGATGTACGCAAAGCTTACTTGATAGGCGCTCCCGAGGGTTTTGCAAGGCCTCGCGAAGGAACTGGTCGACCTGATTGACGGCATCCTCGGAAAACTTATCAGAAGCGTCAGAAGAAGAGGAAACCAAAGGCGGGACGTCGCTGAGGCTTTGGGGGGGCttggaatccttgttggaggaaAGCATCAGGCGGTTCAAGGCGTCGTCCAAACCGGCGACCTCCCATGACTCCGGGGCTCCGAGATCCTCCGCCACAGAGCCCTCCATGGCCTATCGATcgcaacctctctctctctatccctctcTGGGTATGTAAAATACGCGCAATCGAAAGGGGAAAGGGGAAAGAAAATCGAGGCTAGGGTTTGAGGAAGGGTGGCGAACAATTCATGGAAGGACGTGTGTGTCCTCCGAGACTGAGATTGAAACCCCAACGAGATTTTGGGGTTTGGATTTCATGTCAGATTGATTGGGGCTTTTTCTTTAGGGTTTCGGAACGAGaattgggagagagagagagagagagagacaacgaATGGAATTGCAGGGAAAGGGAGATAGGGTGACGATGGATTGTGTGTTTTTGCGGGTGGGTGCGTGGGATTTTCTTTCGCACGTCACACGTGcctctttgttttgtttattttttttcataaactcCTTTGagtaactttaacgaaaagtattattcactttaatgaaaaattacatttttacactaaaaaattaatcctaatactatttattttaccttttatatttttcttatcgttaaaactcaaagttttcaagtacttttcattaatttttcttttgaataatGTGTGTGAACGCTGGATGGGTttcaaaatcgaaaaaaaaatcaaactgaattcgaaaaaatttaaagaaaattgaaCCGAGCAGAACCGAATAATAATTTTGATTTTGGCTTTCAGTTTTGATAAAAACCGAATAGAATCGAACCCAACAtctagggtgcgtttggtacgcagacggaacggaacgggacgggacgggacgggacgaaaCGGAACGAAACGGAGGTTCGTGTTATGTTTGGTACGCGTAGGATGGAACGGTTTGGATTTCGTGTTAAATGACTAACTTAGCCTTGTTTGTACAATTGCTGAGTGCGAGTATGAACTCAAACAATCAGACCCCAGTTTtcgttttccttcgttttctcggcaaccaatcCAGTTTCAGATCTCGTCACCAGCAAACCCTCCAATCAATTTCAGATCTCGTCACCAGCAAACAattacaagaagaaaaaaaacagaaaaatcccaaaatcaaacacagaaaaatcccaaaatcaaacacagaaaaatcccaaaatcaaacacagaaaaatcccaaaattcattTCAATCAATTTCTGCAGCTTCGTCATCGTCCTCCCTGCAGCGTCGTCATCGTCTTCCCTACAGCGTCGTCATCGTCTTCCCTGCAGCGTCGTCATCATCCTCCGTGcagcgtcgtcgtcgtcgtcggccTGCAGCGTCGTCATCGTCTTCCCTGCAGCGTCGTCATCATCCTCCGTGcagcgtcgtcgtcgtcgtcggccTGGCTATGGTGACGGCGCCGGAAAAGAAGAGGGGTTGCTGGTGACGGCTCCATGGTGACGGCGCCGGAGAAGAAGAGGGTTTGCTGGTGACGGTGGTGACGACGCCGGAGAAGAAGAGGGGTTTGCTGGTGACGGTGGTgacgtcgtcgtcgtcggatggGTTTGCTGGGATTGGGTTACTGGGTTTGTGGTGGATGAAGAGGGAGGTTACGGGAAAGAAGGGATTGGGTTACTGGGTTTGTGGTAGAACAGAGGGAGGTTACGGGAGAGAAGGGAGGTAGACaatgtaattaatgaaaaataaaaggggtattgttgtccaaaaaaaaaaaaatttgtgtccCACGGGATGGAAAAACCTGTTCCAGGGGGGGGAGGGGGAACCAAAATTTGACCCTTTTTCGTTCCGTGGGACGCGCGTTCCACACAATTTTAaggcaccaaacgtgggacggaacggttCCGTCCCACTCTGTTCCATcccatcccacgtaccaaacgcacccctAGTGAACAGATTTTCTAATCGATATACACCAATGCAAGGGTACATGTTCCGGTTACATTGAAAATTGTCAAATTGGATAAATGATCTATGTGATTATACGTTATTCGGAAGATAGCTATTGTGCTAAAAAAACTCAGAAAAAtcacttttggactaaatttgctaacggaGTACACCATTAGGGtttaaatccaaattttttagcACATAAGTTATTTTCTGAATATCTTATGATCACGTAGATTATTTATCCATCCGATTTGACCTTGAAAAAATCTTTTGCATAGTCCAATTTAAGGTCAACTCTGTTAATTTATCACTAAGTCATGGGACACTTGTCGACATGAGAATGCGGGGGCGGCTGAGCAGCCATGGAGTCCCTCTATTCCCCCTCAGCAGTTATCGTATCAACAAAATTGTCATTCAAACCTCCCAAAACCCAGCGTCAGGCCCCGACTCCCAACCTCCGGTTCCCCATCTCACCCACCCACTACAACCCTTTTAGTATCCCTTCATTTTCCTTCACTTCTACTTGTTGCACTTGTTTCTCCATTAAAGCATCATGTGCTGCTTCTCCTTTTGTTTCATGGTTTGATACGAAGTTAAAGATTCCTGAAGAAAATATGAAGTTGGTTATAAACAAACTGACAGTAATAGCATTATCAGGTGCACATCTACAGACCGTCATcactatttatttttcttttcttttcaagaaTCCAGTTTCGGATAGCTTTATTTCAACATTTGTTAGGTCATTTTCTGTTTAATGGCATCAATGCTAACACAACATTTCACAGTATTTTCCCCTGTAAACATGTATATGTGTTAGCCATGTGTTTCTCAGGTAACAATTTACAGAATTCTACGGATCTGTCAACATCTGGAGAGGCAAGTGAAACGACCtcataaaaacaaagaaactttTTTGTGACTGGTATGTTGCAGATTCAGTTCTGATCTTAAACATTCATTTATTTGAATAGGGTTCCTGGCTTGTTGATATTTTCGAGTAAACTATGAAATGGTACTCGTCCTTGTAATCCCTGGCTAAGTTTTAACTCTTATTCTGGCATTATTATTCGCTAAACTTTGCACTAATCCATTGTAATTTGTAATTATTCATAAGATCTCGATATTCCTAACTTTTTGCAGCTCCCTTTTCCCTCTCATTACATATTCCCTTAAAAATAACTTCCTTTCTGAACAGGCCTATCGTTTTATGCATTCGAGAAAACCCTACGTGCTGCATTTGAAGGCTATGGAGAGCTTGTTGAAGGTACTACCTTTTTCTATTACTTAAAATGGTGTTTCTGGTTTCCTGCCGTTGGTATGCTCATGCTGATCAGCTGCTTGTCTCAACAGTTAAAATAATAATGGACAAAATTTCTAAAAGGTCAAAAGGTTATGCATTCATAGAATACACTACGGAGGatgttgtgcggaagcgtcaaatatgaaaccaataagcTACAACGGCAAAATATGATAAGACAAATCATCCAAATGACACaaagatttatactggttcggcataagcctacgtccagttccgagacggtgaggaaattccactaatatcaaaaagagattacaaatagagttttaactcttaaacccaaatcccacatacacccaatagctctcactctcacaaagaacaattggagaagatggacaCACATCAAATACCATCTCTCCTAAAAGCTACACAACATGTAGCAGCAACATCTTTGATTGAGGGATTACTAACAAAAGGGGATTACAAACAAATGCGAAGGAGCATCACTGTTTCAAATGGGAGAGCCGAACGCTCTCCCTGGTATGGCTCTCATCTGATGCCGCTCCCCCCACCTAACCAAAGGCATAATCAAATGccttaatataaacaaaaggaacaAACATCATAATTGCCACTCATGTGGCCACATCATAAAGGAAACCCTCCTAATGATGTTCCCACATCATTATGTCCTTCATTCTTTTAGTTTGTTTAATAGCCGAAAGGTGATTTAGCTTGTTGTCCACTTGGCCACTAATTTAGCCATTATCCAACAGAGGAAGCTGCTAGTGCAGCTCTCAGAGAGATGAATGGCAAGGCAAGTTTCAACATGCTTTTCGTTTTGTATAAAATATGATCTCAATAATTGTGGATACACTCACAAGATTAAGCAAAATGCTTGATTTTAAGAGGAGAAATCACTCTCTTCAAATGCACAAGGAAAATAAACTATTTTTCATTAATCATCCCCAAATGATTGTATTACATCATAATTTAAAGAAAGATAAAAGAATCATAAATTAATTACAACTTCCTAAAAGACTCTCACCATATTCTAAATGGACCTAACAAATTTTCTAAGTAATTAAAAGTGCACTGCCATTATTATTCCAATTCcaatgcatgtgaccaatttcCAAGTTGTATGTTTGTTCCCGCATCATTCTCATCTTCTCGAAAAAAAACTCATCATTGAGGTTCACTTGACTTCTTTTTTCCTCCATCTTTTGGATGTCCAATCAAGATGTTCCACAATACCCAATTTGGCACCAAAATTTTCCAAGTTCTTATAGACCATGCACACATTAATCTTTTCTTCTTGAAAATAATCACCTTGGGATAATGCTTCCAAATCACTTCTTCAAATGAGCTGAGATAATTCAAATTATGTTGAAAAGTTCTTCTATCAAAGAGCTCTCCTCTCATATCTTGAGCAACGAAACTGTCCCAAAAATGATCATGAATGCTACGGATAATAAGAGCTTGTACTCCATTATATAGTTGTCCATGGAACTCTTCAATTACATCTTCATCGCCTTCGTAATGATCATAAACCAGGGCAGAATCCCATTCGGCAAAGTTCTCAACTacatcattgttttctatatGTTCCCCCTTCAAGCCAAACTCCATGTTGGAACGTTTTTCAACCTCAATACATGTAAAACAAATCTCACATGAACTATCTGGATAACGATCAAAATTTGGAGGAAGATTGAGATTTAGAATATCGTCACctaaaaaaacaaagatagCCGTTCCCAGAACCCATCCAACCTCATTTACTAGCAGCAGCAACATGCTTTAGTAAATTGAGGATATTGTTTTGTAGAAATAACGGATTGAGGAACTGCTTGAAAATTTAGAAACTAGACTGGAAGGGATTTCAAATG
This region of Malus domestica chromosome 07, GDT2T_hap1 genomic DNA includes:
- the LOC103438797 gene encoding rRNA-processing protein fcf2-like, which translates into the protein MAKSKAAIGLSWEPKLPAFSSASKNRDGSGSKPRPEANPLWKPSTQLVDGLFVPPNDPVKRNKLAKKQIKDTAGTSWFDMPAPTMTPELQKDLQLLKLRNVMDPKRHYKKGDAQPNKYFQVGTVIESPLDFFSSRLTKKERKVSLAEEVLSDRNLGNYRKRKVREIEEKNRPGGNEKWKIKGKGSYQRAKQRRH
- the LOC103438798 gene encoding uncharacterized protein; this encodes MEGSVAEDLGAPESWEVAGLDDALNRLMLSSNKDSKPPQSLSDVPPLVSSSSDASDKFSEDAVNQVDQFLREALQNPRERLSILRMEQDVEKFIRDPLQQQLEFQQLPTSYLRLAAHRVAQHYSLQSMVLLDDNLPDGSGSRIIVRKTPECRLPLIRLADIPLNLPSEDSGVTKVAIKQRPQKWSQGGNSVDSNSLKANSAKSVEERKEEYNRARARIFNSSINTSGSSSGKSESEPKLLDTPQHVPLVMPKVEDMSNVSELHSGRGLIETSTSSNRTARIRPEKEPIGRYKPNNRVAIFRDREIDRKDPDYDRSYDRYMQRFDPGFGFNGGPYAIQPMYTPALNYNTEFPQLGSAHRPQISTEHQACPLPQHLPGPWVPPSPPAGIGYGHPETIITPFNPNHVGARSTSGIYLHSSQYPCQRPGMPFVHPHEHVHQPFSQSHQQQPDASFGLARPW